Proteins encoded in a region of the Campylobacter geochelonis genome:
- the hemW gene encoding radical SAM family heme chaperone HemW translates to MHIYIHIPFCTSKCPYCAFGSHTDKFNLVKKYFQALHFEIKDFLEKNSGEISTLFIGGGTPSSVNSHFYAEIFNLLKPHFSSQYEATTEANPNSATLAWLEAIREFGINRVSFGAQSFNEQKLKFLGRNHSAKDTFNAVKNAKIAGFDNINIDLIYSTKFDTKAMLEFELENIAKLSVPHISAYSLTLEENTPFSGKKSYKKDSIRLDEFLFSHLLELGFNQYEISNFSKNSFLCKHNLAYWEQKNYAGFGAYAVGFKDCARFYSPKSVEAYIKNPLLKTRESIDKNALRFEHIFLGARCKIGINAKFLNQNELKNAQTLAQNGKLKLENSIFYNPNFALADEIALFITSQI, encoded by the coding sequence TTGCATATCTACATTCATATACCTTTTTGCACTTCTAAATGCCCATATTGCGCCTTTGGTTCGCATACCGATAAATTTAATCTTGTAAAAAAATACTTTCAAGCTTTACATTTTGAAATAAAAGATTTTTTAGAAAAAAATAGTGGCGAAATTTCAACTCTTTTTATAGGTGGCGGGACTCCAAGCTCAGTAAATTCGCACTTTTACGCTGAAATTTTTAACCTTTTAAAACCACATTTTTCAAGCCAGTATGAAGCGACAACAGAAGCAAACCCAAACTCAGCAACTCTAGCGTGGCTAGAGGCGATACGCGAGTTTGGCATAAACAGAGTTAGCTTTGGAGCGCAAAGTTTTAACGAGCAAAAGCTTAAATTTCTAGGTAGAAATCACAGCGCAAAAGACACATTTAACGCTGTTAAAAATGCCAAAATAGCAGGGTTTGATAACATAAATATAGATTTGATTTACTCGACTAAATTTGATACAAAAGCCATGCTTGAGTTTGAACTTGAAAATATCGCAAAACTTAGTGTCCCACACATCAGCGCCTACTCTTTAACACTAGAAGAAAACACGCCATTTTCTGGTAAAAAAAGTTATAAAAAAGATAGCATTCGGCTTGATGAGTTTTTGTTTTCGCATCTTTTAGAACTTGGATTTAACCAATATGAAATCTCAAATTTCTCTAAAAATAGCTTTTTATGCAAGCATAATCTTGCTTATTGGGAGCAAAAAAACTATGCTGGATTTGGCGCATATGCGGTTGGTTTTAAAGACTGCGCGCGATTTTACTCGCCAAAAAGCGTTGAAGCTTATATCAAAAATCCGCTTTTAAAAACCCGCGAGAGTATCGATAAAAATGCACTTAGATTTGAGCATATATTTTTAGGAGCTAGATGTAAAATCGGCATAAATGCTAAATTTTTAAATCAAAATGAACTAAAAAACGCACAAACTCTAGCGCAAAATGGTAAGTTAAAACTAGAAAACAGTATCTTTTATAACCCAAATTTTGCACTTGCTGATGAGATTGCGCTTTTTATAACAAGCCAAATTTAA
- the tatC gene encoding twin-arginine translocase subunit TatC, which yields MFEDIKPHLVELRKRLVICVLSVIVAFLICFNFWEAILDFMTQPLVKILPKGSEIIFTQLAEAFFTAMKVSFFAGLLISMPIIFWQFWLFVAPGLYDNEKKYVIPFVVSASVMFALGAAFCYYFVIPVAYDFLINFGEKLFTAMPKIGEYVGFFTKLIVAFGISFELPVITFFLAKLGVINDKSLSEFFRYAIVIIFVFAAIMTPPDVLSQFMLAVPLVLLYGISILIAKAVNPAKPEENSDEEDDEDE from the coding sequence ATGTTTGAGGATATAAAACCACACCTTGTTGAGCTTAGAAAACGCCTTGTTATCTGCGTTTTGAGTGTGATAGTTGCATTTTTAATCTGCTTTAATTTTTGGGAAGCTATACTTGATTTTATGACTCAACCTTTGGTTAAAATTTTGCCAAAAGGCAGTGAGATTATATTTACTCAACTTGCTGAGGCGTTTTTTACTGCGATGAAGGTCTCGTTTTTCGCTGGACTTTTGATTTCTATGCCTATTATCTTTTGGCAATTTTGGCTATTTGTAGCACCTGGACTTTATGATAATGAGAAAAAATACGTTATTCCATTTGTCGTAAGCGCTTCAGTGATGTTTGCACTAGGAGCGGCTTTTTGCTACTATTTTGTTATCCCTGTTGCGTATGATTTTTTAATCAACTTTGGCGAAAAGCTTTTTACCGCTATGCCAAAAATCGGCGAGTATGTTGGGTTTTTTACAAAACTAATAGTCGCATTTGGTATTAGTTTTGAGCTTCCAGTTATCACCTTTTTCTTAGCTAAACTTGGCGTTATAAATGATAAAAGCTTGAGTGAATTTTTCCGTTATGCTATCGTTATTATCTTTGTTTTTGCTGCGATTATGACACCACCAGATGTTTTAAGCCAGTTTATGCTAGCTGTGCCATTGGTACTTTTATACGGAATTTCGATTTTAATCGCAAAAGCGGTAAATCCAGCAAAACCAGAAGAAAACAGCGACGAAGAAGATGATGAAGATGAGTGA
- the tatB gene encoding Sec-independent protein translocase protein TatB has translation MFGMSFPEILVIAIIAVIALGPEKLPKAMVEIAKYFKIIKKSVNDAKSSFEQEIRIAELKEDAKKYKDSMAKTQENIRKKLTFEELDELKNGINSVKSSANETLEDIKKDLGDLKPNLAKLDIQIDGKTEEITPLDMPKSQKPETKDEKPTSNLKENADV, from the coding sequence ATGTTTGGAATGAGCTTCCCAGAAATTTTAGTCATTGCTATCATCGCTGTTATCGCACTTGGACCAGAAAAACTACCAAAAGCGATGGTTGAGATAGCAAAATACTTCAAAATTATCAAAAAATCAGTCAACGACGCAAAGTCAAGCTTCGAGCAAGAAATTCGCATAGCAGAGCTTAAAGAAGATGCTAAAAAATACAAAGATTCTATGGCAAAAACTCAAGAAAATATCCGCAAAAAACTGACTTTTGAAGAGCTGGATGAGCTAAAAAATGGCATAAATTCAGTCAAATCCAGCGCAAATGAAACCCTTGAAGATATCAAAAAAGATTTAGGCGATTTAAAACCAAATTTAGCCAAACTAGATATCCAAATCGATGGAAAAACCGAAGAGATAACACCTCTTGATATGCCAAAAAGCCAAAAACCAGAAACAAAAGATGAAAAACCAACTTCGAATTTAAAGGAAAATGCAGATGTTTGA
- the queA gene encoding tRNA preQ1(34) S-adenosylmethionine ribosyltransferase-isomerase QueA → MSDINSLSSYDYELPARLIANKPVLPKESAKLLVYERKSGEISHLTFGDLSKILPPCDVVFNDTKVIKARIYGKKESGGKIELLLNSPLQDAFSAFIKGRVKVGSVLEFDEGLKAIVKELLDDGSRVVQFFANSKALDTSEIYQICEKIGHVPLPPYIKRQDSKEDESWYQSIFAKNNGAVAAPTASLHFSDEMILELKKTHDIHYLTLHVGAGTFKGVENDDITKHTMHSEFYHIPQDTAHVLDSDTPILGVGTTVTRCVENYARDGRLDGACKLFLNLNNKPIRQNYLLTNFHLPKSTLIMLVSAFIGLEKTMEIYKIAIENNYRFYSYGDGMLII, encoded by the coding sequence ATGAGTGATATAAACTCACTATCAAGCTATGACTATGAACTTCCAGCTAGACTTATCGCAAACAAGCCAGTTTTACCAAAAGAGAGCGCAAAACTTTTGGTTTATGAACGAAAAAGCGGTGAGATTTCTCATCTTACATTTGGCGATTTAAGTAAAATTTTACCACCTTGCGATGTGGTATTTAACGATACAAAGGTTATAAAAGCGCGAATTTATGGTAAAAAAGAAAGCGGTGGTAAAATAGAACTGCTGCTAAACTCCCCACTTCAAGACGCTTTTAGCGCATTTATCAAAGGCAGAGTTAAGGTTGGCTCGGTTTTAGAATTTGATGAGGGCTTAAAAGCTATTGTTAAAGAGCTTTTGGATGATGGAAGTCGCGTGGTACAGTTTTTTGCAAATTCCAAAGCGCTTGACACAAGTGAAATTTATCAAATTTGTGAAAAAATCGGGCATGTACCACTTCCGCCATACATAAAACGCCAAGATAGCAAAGAAGATGAGAGTTGGTATCAAAGTATTTTTGCTAAAAACAATGGCGCAGTCGCTGCTCCAACGGCATCTTTGCACTTTAGCGATGAGATGATTTTAGAGTTAAAAAAGACTCACGATATCCACTATCTAACGCTTCATGTGGGCGCTGGGACATTTAAAGGTGTAGAAAATGATGATATCACAAAGCACACCATGCACTCTGAGTTTTATCATATACCACAAGATACAGCACACGTTTTAGACAGCGATACACCCATACTTGGCGTTGGGACAACTGTTACAAGGTGCGTTGAAAACTACGCAAGAGATGGGCGTTTAGATGGGGCTTGCAAGCTTTTTTTAAATTTAAATAACAAACCCATTAGACAAAATTACCTTTTAACAAATTTTCACTTGCCAAAATCGACACTTATAATGTTAGTTAGCGCTTTTATAGGGCTTGAAAAGACTATGGAAATTTATAAAATCGCTATAGAAAATAACTACAGATTTTACTCTTATGGCGATGGAATGCTGATAATCTAG